TGGGTCAACGGCTTATATTTATATTTTTTGTTTTAGTATTGACCTTGGACCTCGGACTTCGGACCTCGGACAGTCTCTACGCTGCCTCTTCCGGCGGTCAGGTAGGTCAGTTCCTTTCCTGGGGTGCCGGTGCAAGGGCGCTTGCTATGGGTAAAGCGTTTTTAGCGATTTCAGATGATGCAACTGCTACATATTGGAACCCTGCAGGGTTAACTCAAATTGAGCGTAAGGAATTTACCGGACTTTACGCTAAGTTGTGGTATGACACGACTTATAGTTTTATTTCGTATGTTCATCCGACAACAAAATCAGGAGTCTTCGGTGTTTCACTCGTATCCCTTACATCTTCTAAGTTTGAAAAAGTTTCAATTGAAAGAAATGCTCAAAATGATGTTGTTGATTTTAAAGTTTTAGGAACATTTGATGACACGCAGACGGCAATAACCGGTTCATTTGCCAAAGACCTCTCCAAAAAACTTGCGTTTGGTGCTAATGCAAAGTATGTTTCTCATGTAATTGATGTTTACACGGTTGCGTTTATAACATCTGACGTAGCTATTATGATGAAAGATGTTTATCCGAAACTAAAACTTGCAATAAATATACAGAATATGATATCGCTAAAGTTAGGTGATACTGATGATGATTTCCCGATTGTTTTGAAATTAGGTGCTGCTTACAGGGCGTTAAAAGATAAATTAATAGTTGCGCTTGATGTTGAAAAGGGTATGAAATCTAACATAAATTATCATATTGGAACCGAATATTGGGCAATGGATTATATCGCTGCAAGATTCGGATTTGATGTCGGTGATACCGGAATAAGAGAAACAACAGCAGGTATGGGCGGAAGATATAAAGATTATTCTCTTGATTTAGCAATGGCGTTTCATGAATTAGGGGCTTCTACAAGAGTCTCTGCAAGCTGGAAATTTGGTAAATCTTCCAGGACCGGCAAATTTGAAGAAATGGCAAAATATTTCAAAGAAGGAATGGAAGCATATAAAGTCGGAGAATATCTTGTTTCTATGGATCGTCTTTCAAAAGCGTATAGTATTGACCCGACAAATGAAGACCTTTCAAGAGCGATTCCGAGAATCCAGGTTGTTTCAACTTGGATAAATGCTGAAAAAGGAACTTCCGTAGAAGCAGAAGCAACCAGGACAGGTATTGCTTATTATATTGAAAATGATATAAATAACGCGATTATGGCAATGAGACATGCATATTCTTTACAGCCACAGAATGAAAATTTAAGACGTTTATTAAACGAAGTTGAAAAAGAAGCAGGGCAGACACTTACGCCGATTTCAGGTATTAAATCCACATCAGCTCCGGCACTCAGTTTAATTGAACAAAAACAGGAAAAAGCAAGAGAATATTTCTCAAAGAAACAATATGATGCTGCTATCAATGAATGTCAGGAAATCCTTATTATTGACTCAAAGAATTTATTAGCATTAAAGAGAATGGGTTCCTGTTATTACCAGATGGGTCTTAAAGATAAAGCGATTGCAACCTGGAAAAAAGTACTTGAAATTGATCCTACTGATAAAGATGTTCTGGATATTTTAAGAATGTTCGGAGGAGAAGGAGAACAAAAATGAGAAAAGTAGTTAAGCTATTAAGTAATCAGGCGGTAGAGTGGGTTTTATTTGTTGTTTTACTACTATACCATTTTACCGCTATAATTTATGCTGAAACCGAATATTCCTCACTTCTGCAGGAAAAAATGAAGATTGAAAAAGAATATGAGAAAAGGATTATAGATATTGTAGAAAAAATTGTCGGTTCCGGAAAATCAGTTGTTTTTGTTTCAGCAGAATTACAGATTGTTAAAGCAACATCTCAGAAAAATCAGAGAGAGGGAAATGCCAGTCAAACGAATCCTTTTTCCGGGTTAAAATCCAAGCCGCAGGTTCTTCCGGGATTTGATGAAGACAGCGCAGCACCTGTTCAGCAAGCTTCTCCCGGTTCAGAAAAATCAGCAGGGTTAAGTCAGAGTATTGAACAAACTGTTATTCCGACCATACTTAAGTTATTAAAAGTTACAATTCTTATTGACAAAGGTGTTCAGGAAGCCAAAAAGACTATTATTAAGGAAGCAATTAAGCAATCGATTAGTTCTGACATAGGTGCGGATAAGCTTGTACTTGAAATAAAAGAAGCACCATTTTCGTCAGAAGCTTTTTGGGCACCTTTTATTAAACCAACTGTTTTAGTCCCGCTTATTTTAGGAGTAATATTTCTTATTGTTTTAATGGGACCGCTTCAGAGTGTACTTTTATCGTTTGCCTCAGCAATTAGAGAAGGTAAAAGTGGCGGTGATTTCACCGTTTTTTCAAAGACTGAATCAAAAGGTGAAACAAGTGGAACTGCGGGTGGCGGTGCAGGCGGTGGTGTTGCAGGCGGCGCGGGTGGAGTTGCAGATGCAGGTGGTGTTGGCGGTGAATCAATAACAGAATTAATGGAAAAGGAGGATAAGAAAGTGAAAAAGAAAGAAAAACCATTTGCATTTATTACGAAAGATAACCTAAAAAATCTTATTTATCTTATACAGGAAGAGCCTCCGGAAGTGATTGCGTTGATTGTTACCTATCTTGAACCTGAACTGTCTGCGGATGTAGTTGCATCGCTTTCTTCTGATTTACAGCTTCAGACGGCAATATGTATTGCAAATGTGAAACTCAGTTCTGAGGAAGATGTATATAAAATCCATGAAAAGATTAAGGGCAAAATTGATTTTCTTGTCGGTGGTATAGATGTCTTCATAAAGATTATTGAACAAGTTGATAACAAGGTCAGGAAAGAAATGTCGGATACCCTTGAAAAACAGTCACCAAGACTTGCAAGAAAAGTTCGTGAAAGTATTTTCATGTTTGAAGATTTGGCAAAACTGCCCGACCAGACAGTTCAGTTTATTTTAAGGGAAATAAAAACTGATCAGATAGCAATTGCCTTAAAAGGTACCGGTGTTGAAGCGGTTATGCAAAAAGTTCTGGCAAATATGTCCGAAGGTGGTAGAGTTTTACTGAAAGAAGAAATGGATTTTGGTAAACCATACAGCCAGCAGCAAATCGGTGAGGTCCAGCGTGAAATAGAAAAAACAGTTAAAAAAATGGAAAAAGATAAGAAAATTGTTTTAAGACAAGATGATGAATCAGAGAAACAAGGAGTTGAGGTTGAAGGTCGTCTTCAGAAACTGAATATTGGTGAAGAATATAGAACAGTACAGCCACAGCAATCACAACAATCACAGCAGTCCCAACAATCTCAAAAAACTACCGAGTCGCCTCAAAGAGCAATTGAATACTACAATGCCGGTATTACTTCATATTCTTCCGGTAAAATCGACGATGCAATACATTATTTCCAGCGTTCGGTTGAATATAATCAGAATTTTTGGCAGGCTTGGCAATATCTCGGGAGCTGTCTCTACTCAAAGGGAAGAATTGACGACGCTATAAAAGCATACGAGAAATCATTATCAGCAAACCCGTCAAACACGCAACTCCGTGACTGGCTCCAGGGAGAAAAACAGAAAAGAGCAGCAGCAAAATAGGAGAGTAGAGCTCTTAGCGTTATAGAGTTTTAGAGTTCGTAGGGTTTTAGAGTTTATTGATTCAAATTCTTAACCCTAAAACCCTAAAACCCTATAACTCTATAACCCTATAACACGTACGGGAGGTTTTAAAATGAGCGAAGAAAAAAAAGATGTTTTCGGAGGAGGGTTCCCGCCATTTCCACAGGAAAACAATTCAATGCCGTCTGCACTGGATTTACCACCATCATCTCAGGGTATGCCGCCTATGATTCCCAATGCACCTTTCTCATCTCAGAATGTTTCTCCTTCGTCTAGCTCGTCGTCCGTTGATTATTCGAAAAAATTTCAGGAGATGGAACAGACATATATGAATATGGCGAAAATGCTTGAAGAAGTGAAAGAAAAACATGAAAAAGAAAAACATCTCTGGGAAGAAAAAATAAATTCCCTTCAAAAGGATTCACAGGAAGCATTAGATGAATTTGCCGTTCGCCAGTTAAAAGAAGAAGAAGAAAGAACAAAAAAAGAGTCAGAAATCCGTGAAGAGAAATTGAAACTTGAAATGTCATTAAAAGAACTTGGAAATAAATTAGAGGAGGCACGGGAAAAAACATTTCTTCAGGCACTTAAGTCAAAAGAAGATGAAGCAACTTCAGTGCGACTCGAAGCTGCTATGAAAGACGTGCAGTTAAAAAGCGTTCAGGAAAATGCATCACGCGAAATAGAAGCAGTTAAAATAAATTTAGGGGCAGCTTTATCGGAAAGGCTTGTAGCCTTACAAAAACAATATGAAAATAAACTTACCGATATTTATATAAAATCGTCCCAGAAGGAAAAGGAACTAATAGGCAAACTTGATGCTTTACAAACAGAAAAAGAGGCACTTTTAAAAAAAGCAGAACACGAGAAAAATCATCTTAATAGCGACTTTAATGATAAGATTTTAAAGAAACAAAATGAAATAAATCTAATCACATCAAAATTAGATAATGTAAAAGATAATTACAATAAAATTCTTGGTTCACTCGAGAATGACCTGTCTTCTGCTAAAGCCAATATACTTATGGAAGTTGCAAAAACTAAATCAGAATACGAAGAAAAACTAAACCAGCTGAAAACAGAATATTCTGTGGTAGAGGGTCAAAAAATAACACTCAATGCACAATTAGAAGCAGAAAGGAAGATTTCAGCTGAAAAATTAAAAAATAAGGAAGACGAAATCGGCTCGCTGTATAAACAATTTACTGAAAGAGAAAACTTGTTAAAGGCTGATTTTGAAAAGCAAATTTCACAAAATATTGAAGATAAGAAACGGCTTGAAGGGGAATTCCGCCAGACAGTAGAAAAAACAAGTGAACGGGATGACGAATGGCGTTCAAAAATGGATGGCTTAAAAGTCGAATATGAAAATAAACTTAAAGATAAAGATTTACAATTACAAAAAGTTGAAATGGGTTTCAATAATAAACTTGCAGAACTGAATAATATCCACCAGCAAAACGTTGACCAGTTAAAAGAAAATATTAACCAGCAAAACCAGCTGTTATTACAGGAAAGGACGAGATTAGAAAAACTAATTTCAGAAAAAGACAAGGAAATGCTGGAAGTCAAAACCTCCCTTCAGGAGGAACTAAGAAAACAAAAAGATTTTTACGAAGAAGTGCTTTTAGAAAGGGAAGAAAAGATTTCCAGTATTAATGCAGATTTTGAAAAAAAAGAGGCAGCCATTCGTGCTGATTCTGACAAACGACTTGCTGATGCGTTGAATGAAAATCTGAAACTGGAAATGAAATTTAGAAATGAAATAGAAGTTTTAACCAACGAATATACTAAAAGACTTTCGGTATCACTTGATGAGAAAAAAAATATTGAGCAGGAATACCAATCTCGGCTAAGTTTTATTGAAAAAGAGCACTTGAGGGAAATGGATTTATTGAAGGAAAGGCAAATAACCGAAATTGAAAAACAGAAACAGGAATTCCAGAAAAAATTAGAAGCCGAAGGTGCTTCTAAAAATGAACTTGAGAAAAACCACCAGATTACTATAGAAAAAAAGGTGTCAGAATTTGAAAAAAGTTTAAGAGTCAGAGATGATGAGTGGCGATTAAAATATGAAGGGACAAAAAATGAATATGACGGCAAAATCAGGCAAATTGAATCAGAAAAAGCGTTACTGCAGCAGGGGATGTCGAAACAACTTGAAGAAATGAATAACAACTGGCTCAAAAAAATTCATTCTGAAAAATCATATATGGAAGAAAAAGTTGCAGCTCTTTCTTCCGAACTTAGTTCAAAGGAAAAGCGGTGGTCTGAAGAGAATGAAAAATACAAATTGCTAATGTCAGCTAAGGAAAACGATATTTTGTCGGTTAAAAGTCAGTACGAAAACCGTATTTCTGAAATGACAAAGACGGAGAATAATCTTAAGACGATGATTGAGAAAGTATCGGCAGATTTGGTTAATGAACGTGCAAGATTTTCAAAAGAGATTTCTACCAAAACAAAAGAATATGAAGAAAAAATGCAAGACTATATCAAAAGTAAAGAAAACGAAATTTCAACCATTAAGATGGAAACAGAAAATATCCGCAATAAATGGTTTGAAGAAAAACAACAATGGGTAGATGAACTGACAAAAAAGACAACATTTCCAGCTGAAGAATTAAAAACAATTAATCTTAAAAAAGCAGAACTGGAAGCGATGGAACTTAAATTAAAACTCAGTCAAAGCGTATTAGATGAGCGTATTAATATGGAAAAACTTAAATATGATAATATGATTGTGATAAAAGATGACCAGTTGGAATCTCTTAAGAAGCAGTTGCAAAATGCAGAAATAGATATGGAAGGGAAAATAAAATCAGCATACCAGAAGAATATGTTAGATAAAAAAATATTAGAAGAAAAAGAAATAAGCAGTTTGAACGACCAGTTGGAATCTACAAAGAGGCGGTTACAAAATGCAGAAGACAATGTAGATGAGAAAGTAAAATCTGCATATCAGAAGGACTCGTTAGATAAAAAAATGTTGGAAGAAAAAGAAAGAGAAATACGCAATTTAAATGGCCAGTTGGAATCTCTTAAAACTCAATTAAAAAATACAGAAAAGGAGATAGAAGAAAAAACAGAAATGATGTTTCAAAATGCTTCAATAGATAAGTCAATGCTAAAAGAAAAAGATACGGAACTGAATAAACTAAAAGATAGCATTCAAAATATCAAACTGGTTAAACAACAATTTGAAAAAGAACTTGCCGGAATACAGGCAGAAAATAAGAGAAAAGAGGAAGAAATTTTAATGCTTCAAAAAAATGTGGAAAACAAACTGATTTCACAGAAAGAAAAAATGGAATCGGAATTTTCTGAGAAAATGACCGTTATCGTTGAAAAATACGAGCAGGAAAAGAAAGTAATTGAGGAATCATTCCTGAATGCAAATGCACAAAATTTATCAGAAATAGAAATATTGAAAAGTGAAATTGAAACTTTTAAGAATGCACAGGCATTCCAAAAAGCAATTCTTGATTCCAGAGATACTATCATGCATCCCGAATCACCTGTTGATGTTGAAACCGGGCAATCTGATAAAAAGAAAGATTCTGTATTGGGGAAAATACTGAATTGGCTTAATTCCCCTATATAAGATTATGTAATAATTGTAGTAGCACGCCCTTGGCGTGCGTCGTTATGGTAAGGCAATGCATTTTCAGCATGTTATATAAAACCTCAGAAATTACCAGATTGCGACCCTGACAGCATATATGATAGAACTAAATTTTTTAAAAAATTATAAATTTAAGTGGTTAAGACTAAGTTTGCTATTAACTTGTCTGCTTACCTGCTTATCTTCTGTTCTTCGTTCTATTGATTTAGCTCTACCCGCCGGCATATCAGATCTTATTGCTTTAGGTGGCGATAATGAAGGGGAAGTCAGACTTATATGGACAGCTCCGGGTGATGATGAACTTGCCGGGAAAATTACCGGATATCTTATTAAATATGATGAGGTTCCGATAAGAACAGATCCCTGGTTTCTTGAAGAAGGACATAAAGAATATATTTATAATTGGGAAGGTGTAGATATTGTAGGTCCTGGTGAGAAACAGACAATAACATTAACAGCACTTACTTCATATGTTGGCAAAAGACTTTATTTTGCGGTTAAAGGTTATGATGAAAATTCTAATTTCGGTGTTTGGAATTCAACACTGGATGTAGCGGGTATTAACTCCAATAGTTCCTGTTATGTAAGACTTATACCACCTGCTCCGGTAGGTAATCTATCAGCTACAGCAAGTTATAAGAAGATATCTCTTGCATGGACAGCACCTGGTGATGATGGAAATATAAATGATATATCAGGCGGTATTTTTGAAATAAGATGTTCAAAAACAGCACCAATTACAACTGAAACCGATTGGGATAATGTTTCGGCAGGATATCCGTATAGAATTATGATTCCAACTTCTACATCACCCGGTGTCATGCAGCAATACCTGATAACCGGACTGGAAAACGATGTCAGTTATTATTTTGCAATAAAAACAAGAGATGAAAATATCTTGGGATGGTCAGAATTAGACACGACATCGCCTGAACCATCAGGAACACCTTTTAATGCCTTGCCAGCTGCTTTTAATCTTATATCTCCTGCAGATAAAGCATTTGTACCAAATACAAAACCGTTTTTTGACTGGGAGGACACAATTGACCCTGATGGACAGGGAATTAACTCGTATGGGCTTCAAATTTCAGAGTTCAGTGATTTTCATTTTATGGTTCAGGCGCCATCCAATCTTGTTTACTCGTCATACACATTCATTGAAGCGCTTGCTGATGATACAACATATTACTGGCGTGCAAAAGCGATAGATTCCGATGGTGGAATAACGTATACCGCAGCAAGAATGTTTTACATAAATACATCTAATCTACCTCCGACAAGTTTTGATTTACTATCACCGAACAGCGAAATTGTATTAAAAAAACCCTCTTTTTTATGGCAAGCATCAAGTGATCCTGATCCCCCCGGAAGAATAAAATATAAAATTTACTATTCGTCTTATTCTGATTTCTCCACATATTTAACTGTTTCCGGGTTGACAGATACCAGTTATACGCTTACTTCAAATCTTACTGAAAGCACGACATATTATTGGAAAGTTGAAGCATCAGACGAATATCTTGTGCCGGCAAGTGTTTTTTCAAACCAGACATTTTCTTTTTATGTAAAACCTGTTTTGCCGTCATCCCCCGCAAATATAAAAATTACGAATAATATAATTACATGGAGCCCTGTTTTGCTGGATGAAGACGGTACCGTAAGTACTGATTTTTCAAAATATAAAATATATCGTTCTACTGATATAAAAAACGCAGGAACAGCAGGGACATTTGCCGGTTATACAACACAGACATCAACACCGGCAGTTACCGGTTACTGGACAATTATCCGCGCTATTGATGTTTTTGGCAATGAAAGCGCGAATTCTATTGCCGTGAACCCCGATGAATCAAAACAGATTTTTATTTCAAACGGCAGGGATTTAATTATAGAAATTCCGCAAACTGTACAAAGTTCGCTTGAAAATACAATTATATCAATTTCAAAATCAGGCAAAATCTATGACATAAAACCGTTGAAATCTGCGGATTTGACCGAAGTTACCAGTTTTATATTTTCTGCACCTGTAAAAATTACATTTGAAACAGATGACGACTGTGTTTACTGGTACAACGGGATTGAATATGTTGCTCTTGGCGGTCAAAGGGGCAACAGTATAACGGTTAAAACTACAAAACTCGGAAAATTTTATACCAGCAGTATCCAATCCTCTACTTTAAAGTTAGCATATTCATTCCCAACGAAAATATTTACTCCGAATAATGACGGCATAAATGATGAAATAAATCTTACATTTACAGGAATGTCAGAAGAAGACGTTATTGCTGAGGTTTATGATTTTACGGGCAGGAAGATTTCAGAGATGACACGAAAAGATTTTTCATGGTTTGTGTGGGATGGTAAGGATTTTAATGGTAAAGTTGTACTGCCCGGTATCTATATCTATCAGGTAAGAAATGGCAAAAACATCTGTAACGGCACAGTAGTAGTCGCAAGATAAGGAGAAATAGGTTGTATCATAACTTAAATTGTAGTTGCAGAGCGTTATCTCTGCTGAAACTTGACTTCCGTGAGAATGGCATATTCATCCCCTCAACTCTTTCTTCTCCCCATAGGGGAGAAGATGAAACCTGCCTACCGGCAGGCAGGGATGAGGGGGATCATAAGATTCTTAGCTGATAGGTCTGAAAATTTATGAATAAAAATTATTTTTACAAATTATTATTTATCTTTATCTTTTTTACCGGCTCGTTTGTATACCCGGCATTTGAAAATATATCTTCGGGTGCCCGTCCTTATGGTATGGGTAATGCATTTACCGGACTTGCTGATGATATCCAGGCAGTTTTTTATAATCCGGCCGGGCTTACACAGATAAGATATAAAGAACTTATTACCTCATTTGGCAGACCTTTTTTAGGATTGGATGACAAAAGCAACATCTCGGACGGTTTTATCGGTTATTTGTATCCTATAAGAGGGCGCGAATCAATAGCAGTTTCAGTTACTGATTTAAGGCTTTCATCAATTTACAGCGAAAACGTTGCTACATTAAGTTACGCTAAAGATATTAAAAAAAATGTTTCTTTCGGATTTAATTTAAAAGCATTAAGAATAAAATATGGTAGTGATTCTTACACTGAAATTGACCCTGTTTTTAATAGAGATTCACGGACATCTTTTTCGGGTGATGTGGGTTTGTTTATGAAATTTACAAAAAAGTTTTCAGCCGGATTTTCTGCATTTAATCTTAATGAACCGAATATTGGTATTGCTGAAGTTTTACCTCTGCCGTTAAAAATGCGGTTAGGCATAAGTTACCGGCCTGCTTTTGCAACAATATGTTTTGATGTAGAAAAACAAAAAGACAATTATACATATTTCCTTGGGAGCGAAAAATTAATTTTCACCAATGATTTTTTTATAAGAGAAGGAGCTAGTTACAGCAAGAATTTAATAAATATTTCTTTGGGTTTTTCATATTTACCCGACCCATTAAAAATCGATTATGCTTTTCAAATGCCCATTGTGGGGATAAAAAGTATTTTAGGCAGCCACCGCATTTCTATAACTTTTGAATTTGGTAAAGAGATCCACGATCCCTATACTAGTGATTTGGAAACTGAAATTGATAAATTAACCAAAGAAAATGAGAAATTACAGAAGAATTTAAATACAACAACAGAGCAGCTTTCAAATACATCGTCAGATATGGAAAAGACAAAGGCACAGTTAGAGGAGATTCAAAAACAAAAAGAGCAGCTTGAGGTTGAAAAACGCAGGTCCGAATACCGTCCTCCTGTAAAAAAAGTCACGTATCATACTGTTGAAAAAGGTGATACATTATCGTCTATTTCTCAGAAATATTACGGTACCTCTGACAAATGGCAGGATATTTATAATGCCAATAAAAATAAAATAGAAAGAGGAACACCCATAGTAGGAAGCCAATTGATAATACCATAACGATACGGAACTAGTCGTAGTTGTAGTCGCAGAGCTTGCTCTGCTGCTGTTGTCTCTTCGGCGGGC
This genomic interval from Elusimicrobiota bacterium contains the following:
- a CDS encoding FliG C-terminal domain-containing protein; translation: MRKVVKLLSNQAVEWVLFVVLLLYHFTAIIYAETEYSSLLQEKMKIEKEYEKRIIDIVEKIVGSGKSVVFVSAELQIVKATSQKNQREGNASQTNPFSGLKSKPQVLPGFDEDSAAPVQQASPGSEKSAGLSQSIEQTVIPTILKLLKVTILIDKGVQEAKKTIIKEAIKQSISSDIGADKLVLEIKEAPFSSEAFWAPFIKPTVLVPLILGVIFLIVLMGPLQSVLLSFASAIREGKSGGDFTVFSKTESKGETSGTAGGGAGGGVAGGAGGVADAGGVGGESITELMEKEDKKVKKKEKPFAFITKDNLKNLIYLIQEEPPEVIALIVTYLEPELSADVVASLSSDLQLQTAICIANVKLSSEEDVYKIHEKIKGKIDFLVGGIDVFIKIIEQVDNKVRKEMSDTLEKQSPRLARKVRESIFMFEDLAKLPDQTVQFILREIKTDQIAIALKGTGVEAVMQKVLANMSEGGRVLLKEEMDFGKPYSQQQIGEVQREIEKTVKKMEKDKKIVLRQDDESEKQGVEVEGRLQKLNIGEEYRTVQPQQSQQSQQSQQSQKTTESPQRAIEYYNAGITSYSSGKIDDAIHYFQRSVEYNQNFWQAWQYLGSCLYSKGRIDDAIKAYEKSLSANPSNTQLRDWLQGEKQKRAAAK
- a CDS encoding LysM peptidoglycan-binding domain-containing protein translates to MNKNYFYKLLFIFIFFTGSFVYPAFENISSGARPYGMGNAFTGLADDIQAVFYNPAGLTQIRYKELITSFGRPFLGLDDKSNISDGFIGYLYPIRGRESIAVSVTDLRLSSIYSENVATLSYAKDIKKNVSFGFNLKALRIKYGSDSYTEIDPVFNRDSRTSFSGDVGLFMKFTKKFSAGFSAFNLNEPNIGIAEVLPLPLKMRLGISYRPAFATICFDVEKQKDNYTYFLGSEKLIFTNDFFIREGASYSKNLINISLGFSYLPDPLKIDYAFQMPIVGIKSILGSHRISITFEFGKEIHDPYTSDLETEIDKLTKENEKLQKNLNTTTEQLSNTSSDMEKTKAQLEEIQKQKEQLEVEKRRSEYRPPVKKVTYHTVEKGDTLSSISQKYYGTSDKWQDIYNANKNKIERGTPIVGSQLIIP
- a CDS encoding gliding motility-associated C-terminal domain-containing protein is translated as MIELNFLKNYKFKWLRLSLLLTCLLTCLSSVLRSIDLALPAGISDLIALGGDNEGEVRLIWTAPGDDELAGKITGYLIKYDEVPIRTDPWFLEEGHKEYIYNWEGVDIVGPGEKQTITLTALTSYVGKRLYFAVKGYDENSNFGVWNSTLDVAGINSNSSCYVRLIPPAPVGNLSATASYKKISLAWTAPGDDGNINDISGGIFEIRCSKTAPITTETDWDNVSAGYPYRIMIPTSTSPGVMQQYLITGLENDVSYYFAIKTRDENILGWSELDTTSPEPSGTPFNALPAAFNLISPADKAFVPNTKPFFDWEDTIDPDGQGINSYGLQISEFSDFHFMVQAPSNLVYSSYTFIEALADDTTYYWRAKAIDSDGGITYTAARMFYINTSNLPPTSFDLLSPNSEIVLKKPSFLWQASSDPDPPGRIKYKIYYSSYSDFSTYLTVSGLTDTSYTLTSNLTESTTYYWKVEASDEYLVPASVFSNQTFSFYVKPVLPSSPANIKITNNIITWSPVLLDEDGTVSTDFSKYKIYRSTDIKNAGTAGTFAGYTTQTSTPAVTGYWTIIRAIDVFGNESANSIAVNPDESKQIFISNGRDLIIEIPQTVQSSLENTIISISKSGKIYDIKPLKSADLTEVTSFIFSAPVKITFETDDDCVYWYNGIEYVALGGQRGNSITVKTTKLGKFYTSSIQSSTLKLAYSFPTKIFTPNNDGINDEINLTFTGMSEEDVIAEVYDFTGRKISEMTRKDFSWFVWDGKDFNGKVVLPGIYIYQVRNGKNICNGTVVVAR
- a CDS encoding PorV/PorQ family protein; protein product: MKKINYQILNTVQCPRSNVLGQRLIFIFFVLVLTLDLGLRTSDSLYAASSGGQVGQFLSWGAGARALAMGKAFLAISDDATATYWNPAGLTQIERKEFTGLYAKLWYDTTYSFISYVHPTTKSGVFGVSLVSLTSSKFEKVSIERNAQNDVVDFKVLGTFDDTQTAITGSFAKDLSKKLAFGANAKYVSHVIDVYTVAFITSDVAIMMKDVYPKLKLAINIQNMISLKLGDTDDDFPIVLKLGAAYRALKDKLIVALDVEKGMKSNINYHIGTEYWAMDYIAARFGFDVGDTGIRETTAGMGGRYKDYSLDLAMAFHELGASTRVSASWKFGKSSRTGKFEEMAKYFKEGMEAYKVGEYLVSMDRLSKAYSIDPTNEDLSRAIPRIQVVSTWINAEKGTSVEAEATRTGIAYYIENDINNAIMAMRHAYSLQPQNENLRRLLNEVEKEAGQTLTPISGIKSTSAPALSLIEQKQEKAREYFSKKQYDAAINECQEILIIDSKNLLALKRMGSCYYQMGLKDKAIATWKKVLEIDPTDKDVLDILRMFGGEGEQK